A portion of the Paenibacillus hamazuiensis genome contains these proteins:
- a CDS encoding DHHW family protein translates to MKGYDTKRRSLTGLLLMFYVGAMAAANFLTPDKIFSESENRVLEKRPYFSLHSLLSGHFTSDYERYTSDQFAFRDAWVGVKTDTDRALGKKDSNGVFLGKDSYLMERYNSPSDADLKIRVRAIQGFDHATPGLRKYVMLAPTAAALLADKLPANAPVGDERADMDRFRRLLPQHIRFVDVYSALDAEREQPIFYKTDHHWTTKGAYYAYRELCRRMGIVPQDEDSFDIHQVADEFYGSLYSKSGFRHLQPDRIDLYLPKKDSKIKVSYVGEGRISDSLYELDNLRKKDKYAVFLNGNHALVRIATDGPADKKLLVVKDSYANSLIPFLAKHFGEIDVVDLRYADKSLITLVQERQIQDMLILYNVKTFFEDPSILNLTEGLQ, encoded by the coding sequence GTGAAGGGGTACGACACGAAACGCAGGTCCCTTACGGGTCTGCTGCTGATGTTCTATGTCGGCGCGATGGCCGCGGCGAACTTTCTCACGCCCGACAAGATCTTCTCGGAATCGGAAAATCGGGTGTTGGAAAAGCGGCCCTACTTCTCGCTGCATTCGCTCCTGTCGGGGCATTTCACTTCCGATTACGAACGTTATACGTCGGACCAGTTCGCCTTCCGGGACGCCTGGGTCGGCGTGAAGACCGATACAGACCGTGCCTTGGGCAAAAAGGACAGCAACGGCGTCTTCCTGGGCAAGGACAGTTACCTCATGGAGCGGTACAATTCGCCTTCGGATGCAGACCTTAAGATCAGAGTCCGGGCGATCCAGGGTTTCGACCATGCCACACCCGGTCTTCGCAAGTATGTCATGCTGGCGCCGACCGCCGCCGCGCTGCTGGCGGACAAATTGCCGGCGAATGCTCCCGTCGGCGACGAACGGGCCGATATGGACCGGTTTCGTCGGCTGTTGCCGCAGCATATTCGCTTCGTCGATGTGTATTCCGCGCTGGATGCCGAACGGGAACAACCGATTTTCTATAAAACCGACCATCATTGGACAACCAAAGGCGCTTATTACGCCTATCGGGAGCTTTGCAGGCGGATGGGGATCGTTCCGCAAGACGAAGACTCGTTCGACATCCATCAAGTGGCGGACGAGTTCTACGGCTCGCTTTATTCGAAAAGCGGGTTTCGCCACCTGCAGCCCGACCGGATCGACCTTTATTTGCCGAAGAAAGACAGCAAGATCAAGGTGTCGTACGTGGGCGAAGGCCGCATCTCGGACTCCCTGTACGAACTGGACAACCTTCGCAAGAAGGACAAATACGCAGTCTTCCTGAACGGCAATCATGCCCTGGTCCGGATCGCGACGGACGGTCCGGCGGACAAGAAGCTGCTGGTGGTCAAGGATTCGTATGCCAACAGTTTGATTCCCTTCCTGGCGAAGCACTTCGGCGAGATCGACGTCGTCGATCTTCGGTATGCCGACAAATCGCTCATAACACTCGTGCAAGAACGTCAAATCCAAGACATGCTGATCTTGTACAATGTCAAAACCTTTTTCGAAGACCCGTCCATTCTGAACTTAACGGAGGGATTGCAATGA
- a CDS encoding GDSL-type esterase/lipase family protein, with protein sequence MLKKMSVVLAIGIVALSVAACGNQVNHGQAPASAASGTITNAAATSQPSSYELLYRTTIFLGDSITEGLSYHDVLKKENVLAGAGKTAEFAMKDVDDLAGRKPERVFIQLGSDDILWPTADPKQYSLKHYAELIDSIKAKLPKAKITLLTVTPVTADAEKAEPRYRNIGDYNKGLKALAAKKQVGYVDLTPLVAEHSNLYDKDGIHFQAAFYPFLLDYLKDRAN encoded by the coding sequence ATGCTAAAAAAAATGTCGGTTGTGCTGGCGATCGGAATCGTCGCCTTATCGGTTGCGGCGTGCGGGAATCAAGTCAACCATGGACAGGCCCCGGCTTCCGCGGCTTCGGGAACGATAACGAACGCGGCGGCGACTTCGCAGCCGTCTTCATACGAGCTGCTGTATCGGACAACCATTTTTCTCGGAGATTCGATTACGGAGGGACTGTCTTATCACGATGTGCTGAAAAAGGAAAACGTGCTGGCCGGTGCGGGAAAGACAGCCGAATTCGCGATGAAAGACGTTGACGACCTGGCCGGACGAAAACCCGAACGCGTGTTCATCCAATTGGGATCGGACGATATTCTGTGGCCGACGGCCGATCCGAAGCAATACTCGCTGAAGCACTACGCCGAGTTGATCGACAGCATCAAAGCGAAGCTTCCGAAGGCGAAGATTACGCTGCTGACGGTAACCCCGGTTACGGCCGACGCGGAGAAAGCGGAGCCGCGTTACCGAAATATCGGAGATTACAACAAAGGGCTCAAAGCGCTCGCCGCCAAAAAGCAAGTGGGATACGTCGACCTGACTCCGCTCGTTGCCGAGCATTCAAATCTGTATGACAAGGACGGTATTCATTTCCAAGCGGCGTTTTATCCGTTCCTGCTCGATTACTTGAAAGATCGTGCGAATTGA
- a CDS encoding MBOAT family O-acyltransferase has translation MVFSSLIFLFQFLPAALLFYYVSPKKLRNAVLLAASLVFYAWGEPLYIFLMIFSTVFDYTNGLLIDKFRHRKTVAKAIFIGSLFGNLAILCFFKYAGFIAWNLNQLFHLQLQAADLPLPVGISFYTFQTMSYVVDVYLGKAAAQRNIVAFGTYVTMFPQLVAGPIVKYGDVARQLVSRKVTLERFGEGAEWFIRGLVKKVLLANNIGMLWTSVKTAPAEDVTVLSAWLGIVAFTLQIYFDFSGYSDMARGLGKMFGFELTANFDYPYISRSVTEFWRRWHISLGSWFREYVYIPLGGNRQGLGKQLRNLLVVWLLTGLWHGASWNFVVWGLYFGLLVTMEKLFLLKWLPRWPLAVRHLYTLLAVIVGWVWFELGTLSSAWTFIGTMFGFAAHGWADRQALYDLTANGILLALCALCVTPLPHRMASRLKIRWRLAGSIAFPAFYLAALVLSTAYLVGGTYNPFLYFRF, from the coding sequence TTGGTATTCAGCAGTCTGATCTTTCTGTTTCAATTTTTGCCCGCCGCACTGCTCTTTTATTACGTCTCGCCCAAGAAGCTGCGGAACGCCGTTCTGCTCGCCGCAAGTCTCGTCTTTTATGCATGGGGCGAGCCGCTGTATATTTTTCTGATGATCTTCTCCACCGTTTTCGATTATACGAACGGGCTCCTGATCGACAAGTTCAGGCACCGGAAGACGGTTGCGAAGGCGATCTTCATCGGCTCCCTCTTCGGCAATTTGGCGATTCTTTGCTTCTTCAAATATGCCGGGTTCATCGCCTGGAATCTGAATCAACTGTTTCACCTCCAGCTGCAGGCTGCCGATCTTCCGCTGCCGGTCGGCATTTCCTTCTACACGTTCCAAACGATGTCCTATGTGGTGGACGTCTACCTCGGCAAGGCAGCGGCACAGCGAAATATCGTCGCATTCGGCACCTATGTGACGATGTTTCCGCAGCTCGTTGCCGGTCCGATCGTCAAATACGGAGACGTCGCCCGGCAGCTCGTCTCGCGCAAAGTGACGTTGGAGCGGTTCGGAGAAGGCGCAGAATGGTTCATTAGAGGTTTGGTCAAAAAGGTGCTGCTCGCCAACAATATCGGAATGCTGTGGACGAGCGTGAAAACGGCGCCTGCGGAGGACGTGACCGTGCTATCCGCCTGGCTTGGCATCGTGGCGTTCACGCTGCAAATTTACTTCGACTTCAGCGGCTATTCGGACATGGCGCGGGGGCTCGGCAAGATGTTCGGGTTCGAATTGACGGCAAACTTCGATTACCCGTACATTTCCCGAAGCGTGACGGAGTTTTGGCGGCGGTGGCATATTTCGCTCGGCTCCTGGTTCCGGGAATATGTGTATATTCCGCTCGGCGGCAACCGGCAGGGCCTCGGCAAGCAGCTCCGGAATCTGCTCGTCGTCTGGCTTCTGACCGGATTGTGGCACGGGGCCAGTTGGAACTTTGTCGTCTGGGGTTTATATTTCGGGCTGCTCGTGACGATGGAGAAGCTGTTTCTCCTGAAATGGCTGCCGCGTTGGCCGCTCGCGGTTCGCCATCTCTACACGCTTCTCGCCGTCATCGTCGGCTGGGTGTGGTTTGAATTGGGCACCTTATCTTCCGCGTGGACGTTTATCGGAACCATGTTCGGCTTCGCCGCGCACGGATGGGCGGATCGTCAGGCGCTTTACGATCTAACGGCGAACGGAATCCTGCTCGCGCTGTGTGCGCTGTGCGTTACGCCGCTTCCGCACCGGATGGCCTCGCGCCTTAAGATCAGATGGCGCCTCGCAGGCTCGATAGCATTTCCGGCTTTTTACCTCGCCGCATTGGTTCTGTCGACGGCTTACCTTGTTGGCGGGACGTACAATCCGTTCTTATATTTCCGTTTTTGA
- a CDS encoding DUF4358 domain-containing protein, translated as MKQRGIVVLALAIAIGILSGCSDRGGTYETLTAAEVGERILQAANLSEMQRGDAEKLQKIYQIEASDVADFVLYTALSNVQADELAVIKVKTAGETESVMNQIRQRIEAQTVKFKDYRPEEYYLIEKHVLKAKGPFVFFAVSKDVGRMERAFDDALK; from the coding sequence ATGAAACAACGAGGCATCGTAGTGCTTGCGCTTGCTATTGCGATCGGGATCTTGAGCGGATGTTCCGATCGTGGCGGGACTTACGAAACACTAACGGCCGCCGAAGTGGGCGAACGTATTCTGCAAGCGGCAAACTTAAGCGAGATGCAGCGGGGGGATGCCGAGAAGCTGCAAAAGATATACCAAATCGAGGCAAGTGATGTGGCGGATTTCGTTCTGTATACGGCTTTATCAAACGTACAAGCGGATGAACTCGCCGTCATCAAAGTCAAGACTGCGGGCGAAACCGAAAGCGTTATGAATCAAATCAGGCAAAGGATCGAGGCGCAAACGGTCAAATTCAAAGACTACCGCCCCGAGGAATATTATTTGATCGAGAAGCATGTGCTGAAAGCGAAAGGCCCGTTCGTCTTCTTCGCGGTTTCGAAGGACGTGGGCCGCATGGAACGCGCGTTTGACGATGCCTTGAAGTAA
- a CDS encoding LysR family transcriptional regulator: MENRDWKIIKLLAQEKNITKAAENLYMSQPALTKRIQQFESEFGVQLVQRGRRGIHFTPEGEYLALCAEDILTLYRQIKDTIANMQKTVSGTLRVGASNYFTRFKLPRILKLYKERYPNVEFQVKSGWGSDIYKLMYNQEIHVAFIRGNYEWSDRKRLISEETLCVASSTPFDLNDLPRLPRIVYKADNKFTQWVNQWWYRNYSVPPYIGMEVDKSDTCKEMVLNGLGYAILARSVLDDSVGLQTIDLTDQDGVPLKRETWMFYHDDFLKLNVLRTFVEFVESMDHS, translated from the coding sequence ATGGAAAATCGCGATTGGAAAATCATCAAATTGTTGGCCCAGGAAAAAAACATCACAAAAGCTGCAGAAAATCTGTACATGTCACAACCGGCGCTCACCAAACGGATCCAGCAGTTCGAAAGCGAATTCGGCGTCCAACTCGTTCAAAGAGGACGCCGAGGTATCCATTTTACTCCGGAAGGGGAATACTTGGCTCTATGTGCGGAGGATATCCTGACTCTTTACCGGCAAATAAAAGATACGATTGCGAACATGCAAAAGACGGTTAGCGGCACTTTACGGGTGGGGGCCTCCAATTACTTCACAAGGTTTAAATTACCCCGTATTCTCAAGCTCTACAAAGAACGGTACCCGAATGTCGAATTTCAAGTGAAAAGCGGATGGGGATCCGACATTTATAAACTAATGTACAACCAAGAAATCCACGTCGCTTTCATTCGAGGTAATTACGAATGGAGTGACAGGAAACGTTTGATCTCCGAGGAGACCCTCTGTGTCGCGAGCAGCACTCCATTTGACCTGAACGATCTTCCTCGACTTCCTAGAATTGTATACAAAGCGGATAACAAATTTACACAATGGGTGAACCAGTGGTGGTACCGAAATTATTCCGTTCCTCCATACATCGGTATGGAGGTTGACAAATCGGACACCTGCAAAGAAATGGTTTTGAATGGCCTGGGTTATGCAATTCTCGCGAGATCGGTTCTGGACGATTCGGTTGGACTGCAAACGATCGATCTTACCGATCAAGACGGAGTACCGCTGAAGCGTGAAACCTGGATGTTTTACCACGACGATTTCCTGAAGCTGAATGTATTGCGAACGTTTGTTGAGTTTGTGGAAAGTATGGATCATAGTTGA